From the Primulina tabacum isolate GXHZ01 chromosome 3, ASM2559414v2, whole genome shotgun sequence genome, one window contains:
- the LOC142540508 gene encoding putative inactive histone-lysine N-methyltransferase SUVR2, translating to MAPELEERIAKACGAMKSLGLSVETVKPVLKKLLKLYNKNWELIEEDNYRTLADAIFEFSDDKIKAEQKGLMIKDEVEPPYKKRHIGFPEDRVSSTLNHAKSIVDLEGEIRKISSSGGINSFSKYPSSDYHDPVCNESSRNKSKNLIQVDSVGVKKNSYAEGSSSAHDANPTARNHGLHSRKQDIKHAREIKNSIEPGEKQPIDCRPRHSGIASNVSQGLIEVSQHSHKGKITRSGTPSSHQTNFQATHDIASSSCGHVHLSLKCDHVRRQYNFHSTNSDKLLRSVESKYKKLYKTIEPKFSLEKLLNEICESYLEIGADSVDGVHKNKLPGHHETVETDRPERNMGKRLSCSSSHSSQQQPVDYNGKKRTVLKVLDITKGTEKTKISLYDDIGNEDTTSFVYIPENIIYQSAYVHVSLARIANEDCCPSCTGDCLLSSIPCACAGDTGGEYAYTPEGLLNQKFLRSCISMNQEPQNHQLFYCQDCPLERAKNANRPKKCKGHLLRKFIKECWRKCGCNMECGNRVVQRGVTRKLQVFLTSKGKGWGVRTLEELPEGAFVCEYVGEILTNMELYERNKQSSGKDKHVYPVLLDADWATEGVLKDEDALCLDATHYGNVARFINHRCFNSNLLEIPVQVETPDRHYYHLAFFTKRKVDALEELTWDYGIDFDDHNHPIKAFKCLCGSEYCRDSKR from the exons ATGGCACCAGAGCTGGAAGAAAGGATTGCGAAGGCATGTGGTGCGATGAAGAGCTTGGGCCTATCAGTAGAAACTGTAAAGCCAGTCCTCAAGAAACTATTGAAGTTGTACAACAAAAACTGGGAGCTTATTGAAGAAGACAATTACCGTACCCTGGCTGATGCTATCTTTGAATTCTCTGATGATAAG ATAAAGGCTGAGCAAAAAGGTCTAATGATAAAAGACGAAGTCGAGCCTCCATATAAGAAACGGCATATAGGATTTCCAGAGGATCGAGTTTCATCTACCTTGAACCATGCCAAAAGTATTGTGGATTTAGAAGGTGAAATCCGAAAAATATCTAGTTCTGGGGGGATAAACTCCTTTTCAAAATATCCTAGCAGCGACTACCATGATCCTGTATGTAATGAATCAAGCAGGAACAAAAGCAAGAATCTTATTCAAGTAGATTCAGTCGGTgtcaaaaaaaattcatatgcTGAGGGTTCATCTAGTGCTCATGATGCCAATCCAACAGCTAGAAATCATGGTTTACATTCTAGGAAGCAAGACATAAAGCATGCTCGtgaaattaaaaattcaatagAGCCAGGGGAAAAACAGCCCATCGATTGCCGTCCAAGACATTCTGGGATTGCTTCAAATGTTAGTCAAG GTCTGATCGAGGTATCGCAACATTCTCACAAGGGAAAGATAACCAGATCAGGTACACCAAGTAGTCATCAGACTAATTTTCAAGCCACTCATGATATTGCTTCATCATCATGTGGACACGTGCATCTATCCTTAAAATGTGATCACGTCAGAAGACAATATAACTTTCACAGTACAAATTCAGATAAACTTCTGAGATCTGTAGAGAGCAAATATAAGAAATTATACAAAACTATTGAGCCTAAATTTTCCCTGGAGAAGTTATTGAATGAAATTTGTGAAAGTTATTTGGAAATAGGAGCTGATTCTGTTGATGGAGTTCACAAAAACAAATTACCTGGACATCACGAAACTGTAGAAACAGATCGTCCTGAAAGAAATATGGGGAAAAGGTTGAGTTGCTCTTCCAGTCATTCTTCGCAGCAGCAGCCCGTGGATTACAATGGCAAGAAAAGGACGGTTCTAAAAGTCCTTGACATAACAAAAGGCActgaaaaaacaaaaatatctcTATATGATGATATTGGCAATGAGGATACGACAAGTTTTGTTTATATCCCTGAGAACATTATTTACCAATCTGCATATGTTCATGTGTCATTAGCTCGTATTGCCAATGAGGACTGCTGTCCAAGCTGTACAGGGGACTGTCTGTTGTCCTCCATACCTTGCGCATGTGCTGGTGACACAGGAGGAGAATATGCTTATACTCCAGAAGGACTGCTAAATCAAAAGTTTTTAAGATCTTGTATTTCCATGAACCAAGAGCCTCAAAATCACCAACTCTTTTACTGCCAGGATTGCCCCTTGGAGAGGGCCAAGAATGCTAATAGGCCCAAAAAATGCAAGGGCCACCTGCTGAGAAAGTTCATTAAAGAATGCTGGAGAAAATGTGGCTGCAACATGGAATGTGGAAATAGAGTAGTTCAGCGAGGTGTAACACGGAAATTACAG GTCTTCTTGACAAGCAAAGGTAAAGGCTGGGGTGTTCGGACACTTGAAGAATTACCAGAAGGTGCCTTTGTTTGTGAGTATGTGGGAGAGATATTGACGAACATGGAATTATATGAACGGAATAAACAAAGCAGTGGCAAAGATAAACATGTGTATCCAGTACTGCTCGATGCAGACTGGGCTACagaaggagttttaaaagatgaagACGCCCTTTGCTTGGATGCTACACACTATGGAAATGTTGCTAGGTTCATTAATCACCG GTGTTTTAATTCAAACTTACTTGAGATTCCTGTTCAGGTGGAGACTCCAGACCGACATTATTATCAT CTTGCATTCTTCACTAAGAGAAAAGTCGATGctctggaagagcttacatgg GATTATGGAATCGACTTTGATGATCATAACCATCCTATCAAGGCATTTAAATGCCTGTGTGGAAGTGAATACTGCAGAGACAGCAAAAGATAA